One stretch of Sphingomonas rosea DNA includes these proteins:
- a CDS encoding glycosyl transferase family protein, whose translation MSLQHVLAEAAAELALFAALGFLLFSLDDLAVDAIYLGRRLWRALFVYRRHPRSSALSLKSGESGWLVVFIPAWDEANVIAAMLRATLERFDHPDFTLLVGYYRNDPATRLAIEAVPDPRVQAVEVPANGPTTKADCLNHLYAFLVRHEAASGRRARGIVLHDAEDLVHPLELRIFDRLIGRAGLVQLPVVPLPDPASPWIAGHYCDEFAESHGKELVVREAVGASIPLAGVGCAISREAIARLAAAHDGKPFAGGSMTEDYEMGLRLGTLGERTMFVRLPEEPGSPGVVASRGHFPSTLGAAVRQKARWLGGIAFAGWDRLGWRGGLGERWFRLRDRRGPLAAVLLLAGYLAALLWAQLWLAAALGAPVPPQPSPLLETLLQVNFALLMWRTLMRIAFTTRLYGFGEGLASVPRILAGNLIAILAASRALFLHAGGGPKQWDKTAHVFPGQTVRP comes from the coding sequence ATGAGCCTGCAGCACGTGCTCGCCGAGGCGGCTGCCGAACTGGCGCTGTTCGCCGCACTGGGCTTCCTGCTCTTCTCGCTCGACGACCTTGCGGTGGATGCCATCTATCTCGGGCGGCGGCTGTGGCGGGCCCTTTTCGTTTATCGCCGCCACCCGCGCAGCAGCGCACTGTCACTCAAGTCTGGCGAGTCTGGTTGGCTGGTGGTGTTCATCCCGGCCTGGGACGAGGCCAATGTCATCGCCGCGATGCTCCGCGCCACGCTCGAGCGGTTCGACCATCCCGACTTCACCTTGCTGGTCGGCTATTATCGCAACGATCCTGCGACGCGGCTGGCCATCGAAGCGGTGCCCGATCCGCGCGTGCAGGCGGTGGAAGTGCCGGCGAACGGCCCGACGACCAAGGCCGATTGCCTCAATCATCTCTACGCCTTTCTCGTTCGGCACGAAGCTGCGAGCGGGCGGCGGGCACGAGGGATCGTGCTTCACGACGCCGAGGACCTCGTCCATCCGCTCGAACTCAGGATCTTCGACCGCCTGATCGGTCGGGCGGGCCTCGTGCAGCTGCCGGTGGTCCCGCTGCCCGATCCCGCGAGTCCGTGGATCGCGGGCCATTATTGCGATGAGTTCGCCGAGAGCCACGGCAAGGAACTGGTGGTGCGCGAAGCGGTGGGTGCCTCCATCCCGCTCGCAGGCGTCGGCTGCGCCATTTCCCGCGAGGCGATCGCGCGGCTGGCGGCGGCGCACGACGGTAAGCCCTTCGCGGGCGGCTCGATGACTGAGGATTACGAGATGGGCCTCCGGCTCGGCACGCTGGGCGAACGAACGATGTTCGTCCGCCTTCCCGAGGAACCGGGTTCGCCGGGCGTGGTCGCGAGCCGCGGGCACTTTCCCTCGACGCTCGGCGCGGCGGTCCGCCAGAAGGCGCGCTGGCTCGGTGGGATCGCCTTTGCGGGATGGGACCGGCTCGGCTGGCGCGGCGGACTGGGCGAGCGGTGGTTCCGGCTTCGCGACCGCCGCGGGCCACTGGCCGCGGTGCTCCTGCTTGCTGGCTATTTGGCGGCGCTGCTGTGGGCCCAATTGTGGCTGGCCGCGGCACTCGGCGCGCCCGTGCCGCCCCAGCCCTCGCCGCTCCTCGAAACGCTGCTTCAGGTCAATTTCGCCCTGCTCATGTGGAGAACGCTCATGCGGATCGCCTTCACCACCCGGCTCTACGGCTTCGGCGAGGGGCTGGCGTCGGTGCCCAGAATCCTCGCCGGCAATCTCATCGCCATCCTCGCCGCGAGCCGCGCGCTTTTCCTCCATGCCGGGGGTGGCCCCAAACAATGGGACAAGACCGCGCATGTCTTCCCGGGCCAGACGGTGCGGCCATGA
- a CDS encoding A24 family peptidase: MNLLSSVPEWLVWSLLALLALAALQDSVMLKISNYIVAAVLVLGIVAAFVAGPRVDLWENGLVFVIALAIGTFLFGRGMLGGGDVKLFAATVLWFNLNGALRFLIWTAIAGGALAILIIVLRTLPWPNALRSRVRVLQAKAGIPYGIAIAAGAIIAGLQVSKVA; encoded by the coding sequence GTGAATCTGCTGTCGTCGGTGCCTGAGTGGCTCGTCTGGAGCTTGCTTGCACTCCTGGCGCTCGCCGCGCTGCAGGACTCGGTCATGCTCAAGATCAGCAACTACATCGTCGCGGCCGTGCTGGTTTTGGGGATCGTCGCGGCATTCGTCGCCGGGCCGCGCGTCGATCTCTGGGAGAACGGCCTCGTCTTTGTCATCGCCTTGGCGATCGGCACCTTCCTCTTCGGCCGCGGCATGCTCGGCGGGGGCGACGTCAAGCTCTTCGCGGCGACTGTGCTGTGGTTCAACTTGAACGGAGCGCTTCGCTTCCTCATCTGGACCGCCATCGCGGGCGGCGCGCTCGCGATCCTCATCATCGTCCTGCGAACCCTTCCGTGGCCCAACGCGCTCCGGTCACGAGTGCGCGTGCTCCAGGCCAAGGCCGGCATCCCCTACGGCATCGCGATCGCCGCGGGTGCGATCATCGCGGGTCTGCAGGTGTCCAAGGTCGCCTGA
- the rlmN gene encoding 23S rRNA (adenine(2503)-C(2))-methyltransferase RlmN: MSADTNLMPIPGPVDPVPVPRPAPADADARVELIGLSRDAIRAALEAAGMDGRQAKLRAKQLWHWMYNRGVTDFALMTDIAKAQQPWLAERFRISRPGVVEAQVSTDGTRKWLLRTVDNHDFEMVFIPDADRGTLCVSSQVGCTLNCRFCHTGTMRLVRNLEPHEIVGQVMLARDALGEWPSQPEGRMLTNIVMMGMGEPLYNFDNVRDALRIVMDGDGLGLSKRRITLSTSGVVPMMEKCGEEIGVNLAVSLHAVTKEIRDEIVPLNRKYGIEELLQACADYPGANNARRITFEYVMLKDKNDSDDHARELVRLIRHYRLPAKVNLIPFNPWPGAEYECSTPERIRSFSNIVFEGGISAPVRTPRGRDIDAACGQLKTAAEKKRRADLDREQAA, encoded by the coding sequence ATGAGCGCCGATACCAACCTCATGCCGATCCCCGGCCCGGTCGACCCCGTGCCCGTCCCGCGTCCCGCGCCGGCCGATGCCGACGCGCGCGTGGAGCTGATCGGCCTTTCCCGCGATGCCATTCGCGCCGCCCTCGAAGCCGCCGGCATGGATGGCCGTCAGGCCAAGCTGCGCGCCAAGCAGCTGTGGCACTGGATGTACAATCGCGGGGTCACCGATTTCGCGCTCATGACCGATATCGCCAAGGCCCAGCAGCCTTGGCTGGCCGAGCGCTTCCGCATATCGCGGCCGGGCGTGGTCGAGGCGCAGGTCTCGACCGACGGCACGCGCAAGTGGCTGCTCCGCACGGTCGACAACCACGATTTCGAGATGGTCTTCATCCCCGATGCGGACCGCGGGACCCTGTGCGTGTCGAGCCAGGTCGGCTGCACCCTCAATTGCCGCTTCTGCCACACCGGCACGATGCGCCTCGTCCGCAACCTCGAGCCGCACGAGATCGTCGGCCAGGTCATGCTCGCCCGCGACGCGCTCGGCGAATGGCCGAGCCAGCCCGAGGGCCGGATGCTCACCAACATCGTCATGATGGGCATGGGCGAGCCGCTCTACAATTTCGACAACGTCCGCGACGCGCTGCGGATCGTGATGGATGGCGACGGCCTCGGTCTCTCCAAGCGCCGAATCACGCTGTCGACCTCGGGCGTCGTCCCGATGATGGAAAAGTGTGGCGAGGAGATCGGGGTCAATCTCGCGGTATCGCTTCACGCGGTGACCAAGGAAATCCGCGACGAAATCGTGCCGCTGAACCGCAAATACGGCATCGAGGAACTGCTACAGGCCTGCGCCGACTATCCCGGTGCCAACAACGCCCGTCGCATCACCTTCGAATATGTGATGCTCAAGGACAAGAACGACAGCGACGACCATGCGCGCGAACTCGTCCGCCTGATCCGTCACTATCGCCTGCCGGCCAAGGTCAACCTGATCCCGTTCAACCCGTGGCCGGGCGCCGAATACGAATGTTCGACACCCGAAAGGATCCGCTCCTTCTCGAACATCGTGTTCGAGGGCGGGATCTCGGCCCCGGTCCGGACCCCGCGCGGCCGCGACATCGACGCCGCGTGCGGACAGCTCAAGACCGCCGCCGAGAAGAAGCGCCGCGCTGACCTCGATCGGGAGCAGGCCGCCTAG
- a CDS encoding oxygenase MpaB family protein yields MASLAPTEQLRRAIASGVIGFFNDAERGQQPIVPSEDALCPPGGVAWRVHADVAGMIVGGAAALLWQMLHPKALAGVWDHSDFQKNMHGRLRNTARFIAVTTYGARADAEAAIARVRRIHDHVNGKLADGTPYDANDRRLLAFVHVAGSAMFLAGYRRFVEPGMSQADRDTYWREVVPIAEGLGADPVPRSEAEAEALAREFLLELRADERSRKVRDIILHAPPERLLHLPLQRLLMRSAVDLLPPEVRRLHGLKSSGIARPTTQAMTYGLASTLRWALGPRHKAA; encoded by the coding sequence ATGGCGTCCCTGGCCCCGACCGAACAACTCCGCCGTGCCATCGCTTCCGGGGTGATCGGCTTCTTCAACGATGCGGAGCGGGGCCAGCAGCCGATCGTCCCATCCGAGGATGCGCTCTGCCCACCCGGCGGAGTGGCTTGGCGGGTCCACGCAGACGTCGCGGGGATGATCGTCGGCGGTGCCGCTGCACTCCTTTGGCAGATGCTTCACCCCAAGGCCCTCGCCGGGGTCTGGGATCACAGCGACTTCCAGAAGAACATGCACGGCCGGCTGCGCAACACCGCGCGCTTCATCGCTGTGACGACCTATGGCGCTCGGGCCGACGCCGAGGCTGCGATCGCCCGCGTGCGGCGCATCCATGACCACGTGAATGGCAAGCTCGCGGACGGCACGCCCTACGACGCCAACGATCGGCGCCTGCTGGCCTTCGTCCATGTTGCCGGTTCGGCGATGTTCCTTGCCGGTTACCGGCGTTTCGTCGAGCCGGGCATGAGCCAGGCCGATCGCGACACATACTGGCGGGAAGTCGTGCCCATCGCCGAAGGGCTGGGCGCCGACCCCGTCCCCCGCAGCGAGGCCGAGGCCGAGGCGCTCGCCCGCGAATTTCTCCTCGAGCTTCGCGCTGACGAGCGATCCCGCAAGGTCCGCGACATCATCCTCCATGCGCCGCCCGAGCGTCTGCTGCACCTGCCGCTCCAGCGCCTGCTGATGCGCTCCGCCGTCGACCTCCTTCCGCCCGAGGTTCGCCGCCTCCACGGCTTGAAGAGTAGCGGCATTGCCCGGCCTACCACGCAGGCGATGACATACGGCCTCGCTTCGACATTGCGTTGGGCCCTTGGTCCGCGCCACAAGGCGGCATGA
- a CDS encoding cyclopropane-fatty-acyl-phospholipid synthase family protein — MILQRLLGDRISGGTLIVQMPDGERTSLGAGEPQVVVRIHSRAALLRLMRHPRLAFGELYMDREITLEEGELLDLLRLVVGSSRFEDGGHGGKLKKQVGFFKRLLPRARNDASASRRNVAHHYDLDERLYRLFLDEDMQYSCAYFHDPANSLAQAQIDKKAHIAAKLYLKPGQRVLDIGCGWGGMALTIHRLSGADVLGVTLSEEQLRVARQRAQEAGVADKVKFELIDYRAVTGRFDRIVSVGMFEHVGAAHYGEFFAKCRELLADDGVMLLHTIGKYGKAGKPDPFTDKWIFPGYHLPSLSQMMEASEAVRLIATDVETLRIHYAYTLRAWLQNCHAHRAEIVALYDERFFRMWEFYLAAGVVAFEQGAMNNFQVQYVRDRRALPITRDYMVEAEQRYRAASKA; from the coding sequence ATGATCCTCCAACGCTTGCTCGGCGACCGCATCAGCGGTGGCACCCTCATCGTTCAAATGCCGGATGGAGAGCGCACCAGCCTCGGTGCCGGCGAACCGCAGGTTGTGGTCCGCATCCACAGCCGGGCCGCGCTGCTCCGCCTCATGCGCCATCCGCGGCTAGCGTTCGGCGAATTGTACATGGATCGCGAGATCACGCTCGAGGAAGGCGAACTTCTCGACCTCCTGCGACTGGTCGTGGGCTCGAGCCGGTTCGAGGACGGGGGCCATGGCGGCAAGCTCAAGAAGCAGGTCGGCTTCTTCAAGCGCCTCCTGCCGCGCGCCCGCAACGACGCCTCGGCCTCGCGCCGCAACGTCGCCCATCATTATGACCTCGACGAGCGGCTCTACCGGCTCTTCCTCGACGAGGACATGCAATATAGCTGCGCCTACTTCCACGATCCCGCCAACAGCCTCGCGCAGGCGCAGATCGACAAGAAGGCGCACATCGCCGCCAAGCTCTACCTGAAACCCGGCCAGCGCGTGCTCGACATCGGCTGCGGCTGGGGCGGGATGGCGCTGACCATCCACCGTCTGTCGGGGGCCGACGTGCTCGGCGTGACCCTGTCGGAAGAACAGCTCCGCGTCGCCCGGCAACGCGCGCAGGAGGCCGGCGTCGCCGACAAGGTGAAGTTCGAACTGATCGACTATCGCGCGGTCACCGGCCGTTTCGACCGGATCGTCTCTGTCGGCATGTTCGAGCATGTCGGCGCCGCCCATTATGGCGAGTTCTTCGCCAAGTGCCGCGAGCTTCTCGCCGACGACGGCGTCATGCTGCTCCACACGATCGGCAAATATGGCAAGGCCGGGAAGCCCGATCCCTTCACCGACAAGTGGATTTTCCCCGGTTACCACCTCCCGAGCCTCAGCCAGATGATGGAGGCGAGCGAAGCCGTGCGGCTGATCGCGACCGATGTCGAGACGCTCCGCATTCACTATGCCTACACGCTGCGGGCTTGGCTCCAGAATTGCCACGCCCACCGGGCCGAGATCGTCGCGCTCTATGACGAGCGCTTCTTTCGCATGTGGGAATTCTACCTCGCCGCGGGCGTGGTCGCGTTCGAGCAGGGCGCGATGAACAATTTCCAGGTCCAGTATGTCCGCGACCGCCGCGCGCTGCCGATTACGCGCGACTACATGGTCGAGGCCGAGCAGCGCTACCGGGCCGCCTCTAAAGCATAG
- a CDS encoding EF-hand domain-containing protein, whose protein sequence is MKKFLLAAGALFATTAAIAQVPPPPPMKPNPMMARNVVETRAQAVERVRAMFARLDTNRDGFVTAAEVQAMRGMARPPMPPRPEGGPARGPALFDRLDTNRDNMISRDEFDRSQAMRGGGGERREARMGQRGMKMHGMGGGMLKRADANNDQRISLAEMEAAALQRFDRSDVNRDGRITPEERQQMRQQMQVRRPVAPPAPPAPAPAPVR, encoded by the coding sequence ATGAAGAAGTTTCTGCTCGCCGCCGGCGCACTTTTCGCCACCACGGCCGCCATCGCGCAGGTTCCGCCGCCGCCGCCGATGAAGCCCAACCCGATGATGGCGCGCAATGTCGTCGAGACCCGTGCCCAAGCTGTCGAGCGCGTGCGCGCGATGTTTGCCCGGCTCGACACCAATCGCGACGGCTTCGTGACCGCCGCCGAGGTGCAGGCGATGCGCGGCATGGCGCGTCCACCGATGCCGCCGCGTCCCGAAGGCGGTCCCGCCCGTGGTCCGGCGCTGTTCGATCGCCTCGACACCAACCGCGACAACATGATCAGTCGCGACGAGTTCGATCGTAGCCAGGCGATGCGTGGCGGTGGTGGTGAGCGCCGCGAGGCGCGCATGGGTCAGCGCGGCATGAAGATGCACGGCATGGGCGGCGGCATGCTGAAGCGCGCCGACGCCAACAACGACCAGCGCATCTCGCTTGCGGAAATGGAAGCGGCGGCGCTGCAGCGCTTCGATCGCTCGGACGTCAATCGCGACGGCCGCATCACGCCCGAAGAGCGCCAGCAGATGCGTCAGCAGATGCAGGTCCGCCGCCCGGTCGCGCCGCCCGCGCCGCCGGCTCCGGCCCCCGCACCGGTTCGCTAA
- a CDS encoding glycosyltransferase family 2 protein yields MTALSIVVPCFNEEECLPLLHQRLTGAAVASFGSDYEIILVNDGSRDGTWPIMERLAAADPRLTCVNLSRNHGHQLALTAGLDLARGTRILIVDADLQDPPELLAPMLEVMEREQADVVYGVRMSRAGETRFKRATAHAFYRLLSRATEIDIPLDAGDFRLMSRRALDVLLAMPEQARFVRGMVAWIGFRQVPFAYDRAERAAGETKYPLSKMIRFALDALTGFSSAPLKLASHVGLLLSLGSLLIIGYILFAFVTGHSIQGWTSLMLVVVVLGAVQMFVLAMMGEYIGRLYSQAKQRPLYIVQDIAGEARMPRRGLGQVPEATAQSDSPGGSGTRPINRAS; encoded by the coding sequence ATGACCGCGCTTTCGATCGTCGTGCCCTGCTTCAATGAGGAAGAATGCCTGCCGTTGCTGCACCAGCGGCTGACCGGCGCGGCCGTCGCCAGTTTTGGCTCGGACTATGAAATCATCCTCGTCAACGACGGCTCGCGTGACGGCACTTGGCCGATCATGGAGCGGCTTGCCGCGGCCGATCCCCGCCTGACCTGCGTCAACCTGTCGCGCAATCACGGGCACCAGCTGGCGCTGACCGCCGGCCTCGACCTCGCGCGCGGCACGCGGATCCTGATCGTCGACGCCGACCTTCAGGATCCGCCCGAACTTCTCGCGCCGATGCTCGAAGTAATGGAGCGCGAGCAGGCCGACGTCGTCTACGGCGTCCGCATGAGCCGCGCCGGCGAAACCCGCTTCAAGCGCGCCACCGCCCACGCTTTCTACCGCCTTCTCAGCCGCGCGACCGAGATCGACATTCCGCTCGACGCCGGCGACTTCCGGCTGATGAGCCGCCGTGCGCTCGACGTGCTGCTGGCGATGCCCGAGCAGGCCCGCTTCGTTCGCGGCATGGTCGCCTGGATCGGATTCCGCCAGGTGCCCTTCGCCTATGACCGGGCCGAGCGTGCGGCCGGCGAGACCAAATATCCTCTGTCGAAGATGATCCGCTTCGCGCTCGACGCGCTGACCGGCTTCAGCTCGGCGCCGCTCAAGCTCGCCAGCCACGTCGGGCTGCTTCTCAGCCTCGGCTCGCTGCTGATCATCGGCTACATCCTCTTCGCCTTCGTCACCGGGCACAGCATCCAGGGCTGGACCTCGCTGATGCTGGTCGTCGTGGTGCTGGGCGCGGTGCAGATGTTCGTACTGGCGATGATGGGCGAGTATATCGGCCGGCTCTACAGCCAGGCCAAGCAGCGCCCGCTCTATATCGTGCAGGACATCGCCGGCGAGGCGCGCATGCCCCGCCGCGGTTTGGGTCAGGTGCCCGAGGCGACCGCCCAGAGCGACAGTCCGGGCGGCAGCGGCACCCGGCCGATCAACCGCGCTTCCTGA
- a CDS encoding class I SAM-dependent methyltransferase: MERQVYDRMAELDQVHWWYTARRTILASLITRVARPPRNAKILEVGCGTGHNFAMLDQFGTVDAIEVDPAARAMAELRLGRPVGSAPLPALDGVPDNAYDMIGSFDVIEHIADDRAALAGIARCLKPEGKFVMTVPAHQWMWSAHDEVNHHHRRYSKRGLEQLFADSPLKLERFGYFNSLLFPVAVAARAAGKIRGKDDGDDTLPAAPINKALEAVFVQEARLIGRVPLPPGLSLWAVASGT; the protein is encoded by the coding sequence ATGGAACGGCAGGTCTACGATCGCATGGCCGAGCTCGACCAAGTCCACTGGTGGTATACGGCAAGGCGCACGATCCTCGCGTCGCTGATCACGCGGGTCGCGAGGCCGCCCCGCAATGCCAAGATCCTCGAGGTCGGCTGCGGCACCGGTCATAATTTCGCGATGCTCGACCAGTTCGGAACGGTCGATGCGATCGAGGTCGATCCGGCGGCCCGGGCGATGGCCGAGCTGCGGCTCGGGCGGCCGGTCGGGTCGGCCCCGCTCCCGGCGCTCGATGGCGTGCCCGACAATGCCTACGACATGATCGGCTCGTTCGACGTGATCGAGCATATCGCGGATGACCGGGCGGCGCTGGCGGGTATCGCCCGCTGCCTCAAGCCGGAGGGCAAGTTCGTCATGACCGTGCCGGCGCACCAGTGGATGTGGTCGGCGCACGACGAGGTGAACCATCATCATCGCCGCTATTCGAAGCGCGGGCTCGAGCAATTGTTCGCGGATTCGCCACTGAAGCTCGAGCGGTTTGGCTATTTCAACAGCTTGCTGTTCCCGGTCGCGGTGGCCGCCCGCGCGGCGGGCAAGATCCGCGGCAAGGACGACGGGGACGACACGCTTCCCGCAGCGCCGATCAACAAGGCGCTCGAAGCGGTCTTCGTTCAGGAAGCGCGGTTGATCGGCCGGGTGCCGCTGCCGCCCGGACTGTCGCTCTGGGCGGTCGCCTCGGGCACCTGA
- a CDS encoding GtrA family protein — protein sequence MVIATLFPEPRHRKLLGQLVRFGLVGGGLAVLYSAIYWPLATYVMWPVFAVLIAFAVAVTTGYFLHSRWSFQDQGHAEDTRTKVGFLLVQSSGMVLNVLFTWLLVDVMHGPTWWPLVPAVTVTPLFTFILNRWWVFR from the coding sequence ATGGTCATCGCCACCCTGTTTCCGGAGCCGCGTCACCGCAAGCTGCTGGGCCAGCTCGTCCGCTTCGGACTGGTCGGCGGCGGGCTCGCGGTGCTTTACTCGGCGATCTACTGGCCGCTCGCGACCTATGTCATGTGGCCGGTCTTCGCGGTGCTGATCGCCTTCGCGGTCGCGGTGACGACCGGATATTTCCTGCACAGCCGGTGGAGCTTCCAGGACCAGGGCCATGCCGAGGACACACGAACCAAGGTCGGGTTCCTCTTGGTCCAGTCGAGCGGCATGGTGCTGAATGTCCTCTTCACGTGGCTCTTGGTCGACGTCATGCACGGACCGACCTGGTGGCCGCTGGTGCCCGCGGTGACGGTGACGCCGCTCTTCACGTTCATTCTCAATCGCTGGTGGGTATTTCGCTGA
- a CDS encoding AcrB/AcrD/AcrF family protein, with translation MPERLLSLAERHWRLVVLIVWMGACAVFLWQRWGAIQGFALGDTDDNLRMAEVRAWMNGQGWYDLRQYRFDPAFGGANIHWSRIVDLPIAGLILLGRLFMNGAAAERMAVAVAPMLPYLVMLGAVALTARRLISPAAFVPALIALYFAGATNGMFMPTRIDHHGWQLAALAVALAGLADPDRRRGGLVTGLATAFSLSIGMEMLIYLALAGAAQVLMWVADLDQRERLRSYAVSLAGGCALGFLLFASYANRAPVCDALSPVWLSDALLGGALMLALAWRSPARWPVRLGLAAAAGLVIALFHAFAFPQCLSRLEGVTPEVQRLWLDNVREARPITRHPWRVALTIASLPAAGLVGWAWLIWLRRRDERLAPTIAIALISVTAFGLLFWQTRSGPAAQMLGVVGCGALVATLLPRFWNAKNSLAVVLGSTAVVLVGSGAAAPAALSFFPEKAKKQTENEKLNNRANRLCPTMWAMRPVAQQPKGMVFTFIDLGPRLITVTHHSALGGPYHRNGQAIADSMNAFRGTPEQARALIMKHRSDYVLTCPHMNQATIFTAKTPKGFYAQLERGASFPWLQPIDLGKDNPLKMWRVIR, from the coding sequence GTGCCCGAGCGTCTGTTGTCATTGGCCGAGCGGCATTGGCGCCTCGTCGTCCTGATCGTGTGGATGGGCGCGTGCGCCGTTTTCCTCTGGCAGCGCTGGGGCGCCATCCAGGGCTTCGCCCTCGGCGATACCGACGACAACCTCCGAATGGCCGAGGTCCGCGCGTGGATGAACGGGCAGGGTTGGTACGACCTTCGCCAGTATCGCTTCGATCCGGCGTTTGGCGGCGCCAACATCCACTGGAGCCGGATCGTCGACTTGCCGATCGCCGGGCTGATCCTGCTCGGCCGGCTGTTCATGAATGGCGCGGCGGCCGAGCGCATGGCGGTCGCGGTCGCGCCGATGCTCCCCTATCTCGTCATGCTCGGCGCCGTTGCGCTGACGGCGCGGCGGCTGATCAGCCCGGCCGCCTTCGTCCCCGCCCTGATCGCCCTCTACTTCGCCGGCGCGACCAACGGCATGTTCATGCCGACCCGCATCGATCACCACGGCTGGCAGCTTGCGGCACTCGCCGTGGCGCTTGCGGGCCTCGCGGATCCCGACCGTCGCCGTGGCGGGCTGGTGACCGGTCTTGCCACCGCCTTCAGCCTTTCGATCGGCATGGAGATGCTGATCTATCTCGCGCTCGCCGGCGCGGCGCAGGTCTTGATGTGGGTCGCCGACCTCGACCAGCGCGAGCGGCTCCGGAGCTACGCCGTCAGCCTCGCCGGCGGCTGCGCGCTCGGCTTCCTCCTCTTCGCGAGCTACGCCAATCGCGCGCCGGTCTGCGACGCCTTGTCGCCCGTCTGGTTGTCGGACGCCCTCCTCGGCGGCGCGCTGATGCTCGCGCTCGCCTGGCGCAGCCCAGCCCGCTGGCCCGTGCGCCTCGGGCTCGCGGCGGCCGCGGGCCTCGTCATCGCGCTGTTCCACGCATTCGCCTTCCCGCAATGCCTGTCCCGGCTCGAGGGCGTGACTCCCGAAGTCCAGCGCCTGTGGCTCGACAATGTTCGCGAAGCTCGGCCGATCACCCGCCACCCGTGGCGGGTCGCTCTCACCATCGCCTCGCTTCCTGCCGCCGGTCTCGTCGGCTGGGCGTGGCTGATCTGGTTGCGTCGCCGCGACGAGCGGCTCGCGCCGACCATCGCCATCGCCCTCATCAGCGTCACCGCCTTCGGCCTCCTCTTCTGGCAGACCCGCTCCGGACCCGCTGCCCAGATGCTGGGCGTGGTCGGCTGCGGTGCGCTCGTCGCGACGCTCCTCCCGCGCTTCTGGAACGCGAAGAACAGCCTCGCCGTCGTCCTCGGCAGCACCGCGGTGGTCCTCGTCGGCAGCGGGGCGGCGGCCCCGGCGGCGCTGAGCTTCTTCCCCGAAAAGGCGAAGAAGCAGACCGAGAACGAGAAGCTCAACAACCGCGCCAACCGCCTCTGCCCGACCATGTGGGCGATGCGCCCCGTCGCGCAGCAGCCCAAGGGCATGGTCTTCACCTTCATCGACCTCGGGCCGCGGCTCATCACGGTGACGCACCACAGCGCGCTCGGCGGCCCCTACCATCGCAACGGGCAGGCGATCGCCGACAGCATGAACGCCTTCCGCGGCACGCCCGAGCAGGCCCGTGCGCTGATCATGAAGCACCGGTCGGACTATGTGCTGACCTGCCCGCACATGAATCAGGCGACGATCTTCACCGCGAAAACGCCCAAGGGCTTCTACGCTCAGCTCGAGCGCGGCGCGTCCTTCCCGTGGCTGCAGCCGATCGACCTCGGCAAGGACAATCCGCTCAAGATGTGGCGGGTGATCCGCTAG
- a CDS encoding MarC family protein, which yields MIEFFTSAFITLAVIIDPPGCAPIFAGLTKGTDAAHRRRMAIRSAMVAWCILTFFALLGEPLLRTLGISLSAFRLAGGIMLFMIALDMVFEKRTERREERAREIEGTPEAEDISVFPMAIPMIAGPGSIASIMLLSAKASGIVQTAMVLGAMTAVIVLTLVALLAAGPLMRLIGAKLEAMITRILGVILAALAAQFVLDGLERSLPGLAG from the coding sequence ATGATCGAGTTCTTCACCTCGGCCTTCATCACGCTCGCGGTCATCATCGACCCGCCGGGCTGCGCGCCGATCTTCGCCGGACTGACCAAGGGCACCGACGCCGCGCACCGCCGCCGCATGGCGATCCGCTCGGCGATGGTCGCCTGGTGCATCCTGACCTTCTTCGCGCTCTTGGGCGAGCCGCTCCTGCGGACGCTCGGGATCAGCCTTTCGGCCTTCCGCCTCGCGGGCGGCATCATGCTGTTCATGATCGCGCTCGATATGGTGTTCGAGAAGCGGACCGAGCGCCGCGAGGAACGCGCCCGCGAGATCGAGGGCACGCCCGAAGCCGAGGACATCTCGGTCTTCCCCATGGCGATCCCGATGATCGCGGGGCCGGGCTCGATCGCATCGATCATGCTGCTGTCGGCCAAGGCTAGTGGGATCGTCCAGACGGCGATGGTGCTTGGCGCCATGACCGCGGTGATCGTGCTGACGCTGGTCGCGCTGCTTGCCGCGGGTCCGCTGATGCGGCTGATCGGCGCCAAGCTCGAGGCGATGATCACCCGGATCCTCGGCGTCATCCTCGCCGCGCTGGCGGCCCAGTTCGTCCTCGACGGCCTCGAACGGAGCCTGCCCGGCCTCGCCGGCTAG